The Athalia rosae chromosome 4, iyAthRosa1.1, whole genome shotgun sequence DNA segment TTCATAATATATTTGGTTAGATTgattgtgaaaataatatttccaaCATTTATAGGTGCTGAGTCCGGCTCTATCGGTGCATAGTGACCGTTCGCACTCGCCACATACAACCCCGAATAAGACGACGATTAATGCGACAACTAATCACAAACCAAACTTTGACGAATCTCCCAAATTTGGACCTGCCATACAGAATCATGTGACAGAAGCTGTCCCGCGCACTCACAGTTCAAACAAACGCCTGCGAAAAGgtgattcagaaaatttacatTCATCCAGGACTCCAGGTGAACCTTTCACAAAGAGGCAGCGTTTAAATGGAGAAAATGTGAACAGTAGCTTAAATTCGCAAGTGCCTAGCCCCCTGTCAAAGGAGCGAATTCCCGAGAAGTCTGTGGAATCTATTGTGGAATTGGAAGTTCCTATTGGACCCAAAAAACGAGGTCGAAAAAAGGGAAGCAAGTCTGTAAAAAAACAACAGCTGGTCGAAGATCATGTTAAAGAAAAGTTGGCCAGCATGTCACGAAATCCAAAACTGAAAACGACCCAAGAATTATTAGCTGACCTCCAAGCAAGAGGATCTAATTCAAATTCGATCGTGACATCTAGTCAGAATAAAAAGGAACCACCTAGTACAGAGGATGTGCTGAGATCTAGCGAACATGTTGCCAAGTATTTGGAATCGCAAAGCGATATCCTGCGAGTATCAGGCGACAGTGCTTTACAAACACGGCTGAAATCCAGTGATAACGACCGTAAGGTATCAAAGTATAGAGATTTTGGTGGCGGCGATACAAATTCTAACCTTAAGTCTAGAGATAGTCCTCCGAGAACTTCAAAAGACCTAACGGTTGAAGAGATTTTAGCGAAGCTGCCTCCCTTAGATTTAAGCTCAATTGTTTGGAGTGataatgaagaggaaaaagaagaggatgtTGGTACAGAGTGCCGGCAGCGTAAGATAACTCCTGAAGACTTGGAAATTCTCCACACGCAGCACGTGGAAGGTCTAAATGGTAACTTTCAGCCAAAGCTATCATCCCTAACTTTAAAcgtagaaaatgataaaaacgaaGTGTCAAATATGGATGTAACCGATATAGTCGCGAGTGACTTGTCTAACAGTAAAAAGCAAGAAACTCATAACAAAGGTACAGCCATGCAGACTAGTGATAAATATGGCAGTCAAAAGGACACAGAGTTTCGAGAGTGGCACGAATTGCTGGCCCGGTCCAGCTACGATGACCAGACCCTCCACATATTGCCTTACGTTATAATTGATTAGTGATTTTTATTGTCTATTGCccattaattaatcgattggTTGATTAAAACTATTTCTATTAAATTTATGATCattggttattattattcttattcttattcttattcttattattaatattgttgttgttgttattattactaccactactattactattactactattattattatcatcatcattattatttcatattaatattagcattattattattaattagatGTATTTTTTGGTTCGAGTAACGAGCTAACCAGTAATGGATACATCTACAATAGACTTCTGAAGCTCATTCCAAGAACGATAGATGTGTTGTAATCTACTATGAAAGTTTAtgtcgatgtttttttttcttcgaacttGGTACTGTGCTCTGTTTTTTTATATGGGtattacataaaaattttctcgtttccaaATAGTTCATGACACAATAAAATATCGTATTCTATCTGTGGAATACAATTACTTTTTCGCGATTTGCTATTCAAATGGATGAGCTACAAGAAGTATTCAAAATGTATGTATTATCGGCACCGAACCCTCGGATGTCGCGAACGGATTGTGAAGGAGCCCGAAGACCTCGTTAAACTTTTTAATATTaagatttttttgcataaaacaTGTAAATAGTATATCATAGCCCTGAATGATAATTTTAGCAGAAAGTATccaatataaattattaattaaaataacaatGGATTAATCGTAATAAAAACATAACTACGATAGGTACTTCGAACAATACATGACTTGACTCAGCAACCTTATTCAGTGGCTGTGTAATGATATTCAACTAAGATATTTTGTTTCAAGCCCCTAATATAATTTGATCATTAGAAACAAGAACCATTCATATCACATGTGTTCCTTTAAGCAGAAGACTTTAAGCagaggaaaattgaagaaaaacaacaaaatgttAGTGGCATATTATAAAATTACTGTGACTCGTAATTTTCTCTGACCATAAGACAAACGCATAGCTGTTACTTCATAGTTACAAGTtatttgttgttattactTGGCATTGTAAAGAATTCCCATTTCGTATTATTCTTTCCGGTCATGTATTGTTCGATATATCGATCATATTTAAAAAGGAAGATGATTTAATGcagaaaaaatccaaggaGCAAAATATTTAGTAAAGTACTgctaaataataaaatatgtgCCGAGATTTTGCGCGTGAGAATGATTTTAAACGAACGCTAAAGATATGCATGAATGTTGTGTTGGGTCGAATGGTATACATGTTAAGTCACAGCGAACACCGAGCAATTTAAAGGCATCAAAAGATGATGTTTCTTTGTCAACGAACTATCAGTTATCATGCTAATAGATAAaacagaaatatttcaattactgGACTCACATAAAATTATAACAgaatgaacttttttttctatttc contains these protein-coding regions:
- the LOC105692839 gene encoding mediator of RNA polymerase II transcription subunit 26 codes for the protein MQKYCTELTERLLKSLDKEYNVVDMGAVVDVITALEKTTITKEVLEITRLGKYINELRRKTSNDALAKRAKDLVRRWRDMVLPSAHTTPQPTPADTAPVALNGAKPQSPALRCLKPQSPALRGLKPQSPLIKDTTPLRVLSPALSVHSDRSHSPHTTPNKTTINATTNHKPNFDESPKFGPAIQNHVTEAVPRTHSSNKRLRKGDSENLHSSRTPGEPFTKRQRLNGENVNSSLNSQVPSPLSKERIPEKSVESIVELEVPIGPKKRGRKKGSKSVKKQQLVEDHVKEKLASMSRNPKLKTTQELLADLQARGSNSNSIVTSSQNKKEPPSTEDVLRSSEHVAKYLESQSDILRVSGDSALQTRLKSSDNDRKVSKYRDFGGGDTNSNLKSRDSPPRTSKDLTVEEILAKLPPLDLSSIVWSDNEEEKEEDVGTECRQRKITPEDLEILHTQHVEGLNGNFQPKLSSLTLNVENDKNEVSNMDVTDIVASDLSNSKKQETHNKGTAMQTSDKYGSQKDTEFREWHELLARSSYDDQTLHILPYVIID